The Sulfurimonas sp. HSL-1716 sequence CTGAAAAAGTATTCTGTCGTTTTTTTCACAGAGAGAATCGGGTATAAAATCCCGAAGCGCTTCATCTGCGAGGATCATAAAAGCACATTCTGAGTTAACCTTTTTTATATCGGTGATTATTTTTTTGCAAAAGCCGTGATCCGAGACGACATGGATCATGATAATATCCGGTTTTACCTCCAGATAGTGTTTCCAGGAATCCTTAAAGCTGCTGATATGGACGCGCTCGCATATCAGTTCAAAGGGCAGGATATGATAATCATGTTCTACGCCTTCTTCGACGATATAAAGTATCTTGATTAGTTTTAGTTTGCTTTCGGTGTCAGTATTGATCATCAGGCTCTCTTATCTCTTGAAATGGTTTAAATAAAATGGACTTGGTTGCGTCCGTTGTGTTTGGCGTGATAAAGCGCTTCGTCCACGCGTTTGAAAATATCTTTGAGCGTATCCTCCTCTTTTGGCAGCGTTATGCCCAGACTGATGGTGATATGGTCTATGCCGTCAAAAACAGACGACGCCACACTCAGTCTGATACGTTCTGCGAATGTGAATACTTCTTGTTCGGACAACCCCGGAGTTATAAGCATGAACTCTTCTCCTCCCCATCTGGCGAAAGTATCGCTTTTACGGATCTTTATACCGATGACGTCGCATATCTCTTTTAATATCTTGTCTCCGGCGTCATGACCGTAGGTGTCGTTGATATCTTTAAAATGATCGATATCTATCATAATAAGAGCGAATTTATTATTATAACGTTTTAATCTATCCAGTTCGTTTTCTATCTCTTTTACGAACTTTTGCCTGTTGTAAACGCCTGTCAGCAGATCGATGGTAGCTTGTCTGTGCAGTTCGTTCTCCAAAGCGATCCTGTCGGAGATATCTTTTCCAGTAGCTACAAAATATTTTATGTTCGATTTTTCATCCGTGATAGGAGTTACCGTTTCGGCCTCATGATAGATCGTTCCGTTCTTTTTTCTGTTTTTGAACACGCCGTGGTAGGTCTTGCCCTGAAGGATGGTGTCCCAAAAGTTTTTGTAAAACGATTTGCTGTGTTCTTCGGATTTAAATATCCGAGGAGTCTGATCGATCGTTTCTTCCAGCGTATATCCCGAATGTTTCAAGAGCGCGTCGTTTACGAATATGATGACGCCCTCATGGTTGGTGATCAAGACCATGTCGTCTGTTTGTTTTACCGCCTGAGCCAAGATATTCATGCTGTAAAGCTCTTTTAGAGAGTAGTTCGAAGTATCGTTGATAAGGCTTTGAAACTTCTCTTTTGTTATATCTTTGACGATCCCGAGAAAATTGGCGACCTCTCCTGCCGAATTTCTTTCGACCACCGTATGGACGTCCACCCATTTTATGTCGCCCTCGGCGGTGACGATACGGTATATCTGATTAAAGCAATCCACGTCGCTGCTTTTGTGTGTTTCAAGTTCCATGACGACACGGTCGACATCTTCATGGTAGATTATCTGTTCATACCGCTTCTCTTTATTTAAGAACTCTTCTTGCGTGTAACCGAACTGACTAATACTTTGCGATATGTAATTTACGTTCCACTGCGTATCCAATTCCCATGACAAAAAAATGAATGAAGAGGAGTTGATATAAGCGCTAAATCGTTCAAAACTCTTTTCTTGTGCAAAACTGTTTTGTTTTTTCATATATGTTCTTTTTTCTATATTTATTCGGATATGACTTGATGATTAAAAGATTTGTTTTATATATATCTTTATTTATTATTGCATTTTTTTCTCAATATTTTCTCAAGATTTATTGTTCGGCCTTCAGCAGGCGAACATTTTTCTATGAATGGGTTTTTTTGAATAATTTAAGGAAAACAAACATGATCTATGTAAACGAAATTTAAAAGATTCGTTTTTAATTTGATAAGTTAGGATACAGCTTAAAACATAAATAATATTTATAAATTAATTATTTGGGAACGGGGAAATGTAAAGTTTTAACAAAGGGAGATCGTTGATATGTCTACTTATGCGTTAAGAAAAAATGAAATGTTGCTATCTTTTTTAGTCCGCCTGCTTGTTATGGCATTGCTGTTTTTTTCTGCTTCACATGCGGATGAAAAGCTCGGAGTAGACGAGCATCCCGGAGGTCAGGTGCCTTTAGACGTCGTCTTTTTGAACGAAGCGGGCAAACAGGTGACCTTCAGACAGCTTATGGATGGCAAACCGACGATCCTGACGTTGAACTATTACGGCTGTCCCAGCCTTTGTACGCCCCAATTGCAAGACCTTGCAAAAAACCTGGAAATGGTAAAAC is a genomic window containing:
- a CDS encoding diguanylate cyclase codes for the protein MKKQNSFAQEKSFERFSAYINSSSFIFLSWELDTQWNVNYISQSISQFGYTQEEFLNKEKRYEQIIYHEDVDRVVMELETHKSSDVDCFNQIYRIVTAEGDIKWVDVHTVVERNSAGEVANFLGIVKDITKEKFQSLINDTSNYSLKELYSMNILAQAVKQTDDMVLITNHEGVIIFVNDALLKHSGYTLEETIDQTPRIFKSEEHSKSFYKNFWDTILQGKTYHGVFKNRKKNGTIYHEAETVTPITDEKSNIKYFVATGKDISDRIALENELHRQATIDLLTGVYNRQKFVKEIENELDRLKRYNNKFALIMIDIDHFKDINDTYGHDAGDKILKEICDVIGIKIRKSDTFARWGGEEFMLITPGLSEQEVFTFAERIRLSVASSVFDGIDHITISLGITLPKEEDTLKDIFKRVDEALYHAKHNGRNQVHFI